Below is a genomic region from bacterium.
CCCGCATCGGCTGGGCCTACAACCCGCAGGTCGACCTGCAAAAACTCTACGCCTACAACCCGAAAGCCGCGGAGGCGCTCCTCGACGAGGCCGGGCTCCCGCGCAAGGGGGGCGGGGCCAGATTCCAGATGCGCCTCGTGTTCGACCCCGGCCACTCGGGATTTCTCGACATGGGGCAGGTGATCCGCGAGCAGTTGCGGCAGGTCGGCATCGACGTGCAGCTCGAGGCGGTCGAGCGCAACGTGATGATCGACAAGGTGTTCCGGAATTGGGACTTCGACGCCACCCTGCAGAACTACGCGACGGGCGGCGATCCCGCGGTCGGCGTGCAGCGTCTCTACATCTGCTCGGACGTGCGCCGGGCGCCGTTCGTGAACGCCTCCGGCTACTGCAGCAAGGACGTCGACGCGCTGTTTGCGCAGGGCGCGGGGCAGGCGGTGGAGTCGCAGCGCGTGGCGCCCTACCGGAAGGTGCAGGAGCTGCTCGCGCCCGAGATCCCGAGCCTTCCGCTCGTGCAGCTTGCGGAAATAGACGTCGCGCGCAGCACCGTGCACGGTCTGTGGGGTGACGGTTCGGCCTCGTACTACTACGGCCGCGTCTGGCTGAGCAAGTGAGCGGCGGCGGCGGGGCCCGGAGGCGCAGCCTCCGGGCCCGCCGCGGGCGCCTGCGCTGAGCCGCTACATCCTGCACCGGGCCGTCCAGACGGTCCCGCTTCTCCTTGGGGTCATCGTCGTCAACTTTCTGCTGATCCATCTCGCCCCGGGCGATCCCGTCCAGGCGCTGGTCGGCGACTTCCCGGCGCCGGCGGCCTACGTCCAGGCGGTGCGCCACGAGTTCGGGCTCGACCGGCCGCTCGGGGTCCAGCTCGTGCGGTATCTCGAGCACGCGGGTGCCGGCGATTTCGGCTATTCGTTCGCGCAGCGCCGGCCGGTCCTCCGCGTGATCCTCGAGCGCGCGCCGGCCACGGCGCTGCTCGTGCTGACCGCGTGGGCCGCGGCGGCGGTCCTCGGGCCGCTCCTCGGCATCGCGGCCGCGCTGCGGCGCAATTCCGTGTTGGACCACCTCGTCATGACGTCGGCCCTCGCCGGTTACTCGATCCCGGTCTTCTGGCTCGGCCAGCTGCTCGTGCTGGCGTTCGCGCTCTGGCTCGGCTGGCTGCCGGCGGAGGGGATGCAGGTGGTGCGGCGGCAGCTCACCGGCGGCGCGCACCTGGCCGACGTCGGCCGGCACCTGATCCTGCCCGCGATCGCGCTGTGTCCCCGGTACCTGGCCGTCAACGCGCGGTTGATGCGCACGAGCCTGATCGACGCGCTGCACCGGGACTACGTGACGACGGCCCGGGCGAAAGGGTTGCCGGCGTCGCGCGTCGTGACGCGGCACGCCGTCCGCAACGCGGTGCTGCCCGTGGTGACGATCATGGGGTTCGATCTCGGGTTCCTGCTCACGGGCTCCGCCCTCGTCGAGACCGTGTTCGCCTGGCCGGGGGTGGGGCTGCTGCTCTTTACGTCCCTCTCGACGCGCGACTATCCGGTCTTGCTCGGCATCTTCTCCCTCGCCGCGGCCGTCGCGGTCGCGGCGAACCTCGTCACCGACATCGTGTATGGCTACCTCGATCCCAGAATCCGCTACACCTAGCGCACCGGCCCGGCGCGGCGCCGCGGTGTCAGGCGGCGCCCGGCGCTGGCGCCGGTTTGCGCGGCATCGGGGCGCGGTCGCGGGCGGGGCCGCGCTGGCGCTGGTGGCGGCGGCCGCCGTGCTCGCGCCGTGGATCGCGCCGCACGACCCGCGGTCGCTGGCGGGGGCGCCGTTCGTCTCCCCGGGCGCGCGGTTCTGGCTCGGCACCGACAACCTCGGGCGCGACGTGCTGAGCGAGATCCTGCACGGTGCCCGCATCTCCCTCGCCGTCGGCGTGCTCGCGGCCGCGTCGTCGACGCTGATCGGCGTGGCGGTGGGCGCGGTCGCGGGGTTCTTCGGCGGCGGGACCGACGCGGCGCTGATGCGGACGGCCGAGTTCTTCCAGATCGTGCCGCGCTTCTTTCTCGCGCTCGTCATCATCGCGCTGTCGGGGCCCGGGCTCGCCAAGATCATCGTCGTCATCGCCGTTCTCGGCTGGCCGGCGGTGGCGCGCCTCGTGCGGGGGGAGTTTCTTCGGCTGCGCACGTATGAGTTCGTCGAGGCCGCCCGCGCGGTGGGGGCGTCCCCGTTCCTGATCATCGTGCGCGAGATCCTGCCGAACGCGATCGCCCCGGCGGTCGTCGCGGGATCGCTCGACGTCGCGCAGGCGATCCTGCTCGAGGCGGGGCTCAGCTTCTTCGGCCTGGGCGACCCCAATCACGTGAGCTGGGGCACGATGATCAACACGGCGCAGGCGTTCTTGGGCGAAGCCTGGTGGCTCTCCACCTTTCCCGGCCTCGCCA
It encodes:
- a CDS encoding ABC transporter permease, which gives rise to MSGGARRWRRFARHRGAVAGGAALALVAAAAVLAPWIAPHDPRSLAGAPFVSPGARFWLGTDNLGRDVLSEILHGARISLAVGVLAAASSTLIGVAVGAVAGFFGGGTDAALMRTAEFFQIVPRFFLALVIIALSGPGLAKIIVVIAVLGWPAVARLVRGEFLRLRTYEFVEAARAVGASPFLIIVREILPNAIAPAVVAGSLDVAQAILLEAGLSFFGLGDPNHVSWGTMINTAQAFLGEAWWLSTFPGLAILVSVLSVNLVGDGLNDALNPRAAQR
- a CDS encoding ABC transporter permease, which translates into the protein MHRAVQTVPLLLGVIVVNFLLIHLAPGDPVQALVGDFPAPAAYVQAVRHEFGLDRPLGVQLVRYLEHAGAGDFGYSFAQRRPVLRVILERAPATALLVLTAWAAAAVLGPLLGIAAALRRNSVLDHLVMTSALAGYSIPVFWLGQLLVLAFALWLGWLPAEGMQVVRRQLTGGAHLADVGRHLILPAIALCPRYLAVNARLMRTSLIDALHRDYVTTARAKGLPASRVVTRHAVRNAVLPVVTIMGFDLGFLLTGSALVETVFAWPGVGLLLFTSLSTRDYPVLLGIFSLAAAVAVAANLVTDIVYGYLDPRIRYT